The Rhodocytophaga rosea genome has a segment encoding these proteins:
- the mnmA gene encoding tRNA 2-thiouridine(34) synthase MnmA — translation MSKRGRILVAMSGGIDSSLAAVLLHEQGYEVVGMTMKTWDYATAGGSKKETGCCSLDSINDARQIAVSLGFPHYILDIREEFGDYVINHFTGEYLEGRTPNPCVLCNTHIKWDALLRRADKLDCEYIATGHYANIREENSRYVISKGLDENKDQSYALWGISQQSLSRTIFPLGHLRKTEIRQMATERGFFDLVNKSESYEICFVPDNDYRGFLKRRVEGLTEKVAGGEFILEDGTVVGKHEGYPFYTIGQRKGLGIALGYPVFVTEIQKDTNRVVLGTYKELTKDGMWVSKLNMVKYADLLGKPTHTVTKVRYKDAGAPALIEQVDNRMKVLFHEGVNAIAPGQAAVFYEGNDVIGGGWITSSFHQENTTQS, via the coding sequence ATGAGCAAAAGAGGACGGATACTGGTAGCCATGAGTGGCGGCATCGATAGTTCACTTGCCGCTGTATTACTCCACGAACAAGGCTATGAAGTAGTAGGAATGACCATGAAAACCTGGGATTATGCTACAGCTGGCGGTTCTAAAAAAGAAACCGGCTGTTGCAGCCTGGATTCCATTAATGATGCCCGGCAGATAGCTGTAAGTCTGGGTTTTCCTCATTATATTCTCGATATCCGGGAAGAGTTTGGCGATTATGTGATCAATCATTTTACAGGCGAATACCTGGAAGGACGTACGCCTAATCCTTGTGTGTTGTGTAATACCCATATTAAATGGGATGCCTTGCTGCGCCGGGCAGATAAACTGGATTGTGAATATATTGCTACTGGTCACTATGCAAATATCCGTGAAGAAAATAGCCGTTATGTAATATCCAAAGGGTTGGATGAAAACAAAGATCAGTCGTATGCTCTGTGGGGTATTTCTCAGCAAAGCCTGAGCCGTACCATTTTTCCCCTCGGGCATTTACGCAAAACCGAAATCCGCCAGATGGCCACAGAAAGAGGTTTCTTTGATTTAGTGAATAAATCAGAATCCTACGAAATCTGCTTTGTGCCTGACAATGATTATCGTGGTTTTTTGAAAAGACGGGTTGAAGGCTTAACTGAAAAAGTGGCAGGTGGTGAATTTATATTAGAAGATGGAACCGTAGTTGGCAAACATGAAGGCTACCCATTCTATACCATAGGGCAACGAAAAGGTTTAGGTATTGCTTTAGGTTATCCGGTATTTGTAACTGAAATCCAAAAAGATACGAACCGTGTTGTTTTAGGCACTTATAAAGAATTGACCAAAGATGGCATGTGGGTAAGTAAATTGAATATGGTAAAATATGCTGATCTGCTGGGCAAACCTACGCATACGGTTACGAAAGTTCGTTACAAAGATGCAGGCGCTCCGGCACTGATTGAACAAGTAGATAACCGCATGAAAGTATTGTTTCATGAAGGGGTAAATGCCATTGCCCCCGGTCAGGCAGCTGTTTTTTATGAAGGCAACGATGTAATTGGAGGAGGCTGGATTACGTCTAGTTTTCATCAGGAAAATACTACCCAATCATAG
- a CDS encoding S8 family serine peptidase: MERIKYRYALVFVLCCLNLSVFSQKNKYFIELTDKNNSPYTLNSPQSFLSPRAIERRLRQNISINISDLPVNPAYVQAIRQTGVEVWYTSRWMNAVLVEADSANLAAVKLLPFVKSSPTGNWQKVNGRYSSSKKTAPSPKTNSNARIGETPAPLLDYGFSANQITMIGADVMHQQGYRGKDMWVAIMDAGFRNANQIASLKHVFDNNRILGTYDFVDQETSVYEDDSHGLQVFSAMAAYQPGAIIGTAFEANYLLLRTEKSGSESRMEEINWLLAAEYADSVGVDVINSSLGYNTFDDPAMSYRRSDMDGNTALITRAADRAAAAGILVVNSAGNEGDDPWQTIAAPADADSVLTVGAVNVNGLYAPFSSRGPSADKRIKPNLAAQGQGLY, translated from the coding sequence ATGGAAAGAATTAAATATAGGTATGCGCTGGTGTTTGTATTGTGCTGTTTGAACTTAAGTGTGTTTTCACAGAAGAATAAATACTTTATCGAGCTCACCGACAAAAATAATTCACCTTATACTCTCAATTCTCCTCAAAGTTTTCTCTCTCCCAGAGCAATCGAACGCAGGCTTCGGCAAAATATTAGTATCAATATAAGTGACCTTCCAGTAAATCCTGCCTATGTACAAGCAATCCGCCAAACCGGGGTTGAAGTGTGGTATACCTCCAGGTGGATGAATGCCGTGCTCGTTGAAGCAGACTCTGCTAATTTAGCTGCTGTCAAACTGTTGCCCTTTGTAAAATCTTCTCCAACCGGCAACTGGCAAAAAGTAAATGGCCGGTATTCTTCTTCCAAAAAAACTGCTCCAAGTCCTAAAACTAACTCAAATGCCAGGATCGGTGAAACGCCTGCACCTTTGCTCGATTATGGTTTTTCGGCCAATCAGATCACCATGATTGGGGCTGATGTTATGCATCAGCAGGGATATAGAGGAAAAGATATGTGGGTAGCCATTATGGATGCTGGTTTTCGCAATGCCAACCAGATTGCTTCCTTAAAACATGTATTTGATAACAACCGCATACTAGGCACTTATGATTTTGTAGACCAGGAAACGAGTGTATATGAAGATGATTCGCATGGCTTACAGGTGTTTTCAGCAATGGCTGCCTACCAGCCCGGAGCTATCATTGGAACTGCTTTTGAAGCTAATTATCTTTTGCTCCGTACAGAGAAATCTGGTTCTGAATCCAGAATGGAAGAAATTAACTGGCTTTTAGCGGCAGAATATGCGGATAGTGTAGGTGTAGATGTGATTAATTCTTCCCTTGGCTACAATACCTTCGATGACCCGGCGATGAGTTACCGCAGATCAGATATGGATGGAAATACAGCTTTAATTACCAGGGCTGCTGACAGAGCCGCCGCCGCTGGGATTCTGGTGGTGAATAGTGCCGGAAACGAAGGTGATGATCCATGGCAAACGATTGCTGCGCCTGCTGATGCAGACTCAGTTCTAACGGTTGGCGCTGTAAATGTAAATGGCTTGTATGCCCCTTTCAGTTCGAGAGGACCTTCAGCCGATAAACGGATAAAACCGAATCTAGCCGCTCAGGGCCAGGGGCTGTATTAA
- a CDS encoding iron chaperone — MQVTKATTIDEYIATFPEDVQQKLEQMRTTIKQAAPEAQEAIKYAMPAFIYKGNLVYFAAFTHHIGFYATPTGNGAFTEELSAYKMGKGSIQFPLDQPLPLQLISRMVKYRVEENLQKSKKK, encoded by the coding sequence ATGCAAGTAACAAAAGCCACTACTATCGACGAGTACATCGCCACTTTTCCGGAAGACGTTCAACAGAAACTGGAACAAATGCGGACTACTATTAAGCAAGCTGCACCGGAAGCACAGGAAGCCATAAAATATGCCATGCCAGCTTTTATCTACAAAGGCAACCTGGTATATTTTGCTGCCTTCACTCACCACATCGGGTTTTATGCCACACCCACCGGGAATGGAGCTTTTACTGAGGAATTATCTGCGTATAAAATGGGGAAAGGATCTATTCAGTTTCCGCTCGATCAGCCTTTGCCTTTACAACTCATCAGCCGTATGGTGAAATACAGGGTAGAAGAAAACCTGCAAAAGTCTAAGAAGAAATAG
- a CDS encoding DmpA family aminopeptidase: protein MKHPWFAIVLICISTFVFAQRARDWGIPFEGTPGKYNAITDVAGVEVGYTTLISGSGKSSIGKGPVRTGVTAILPTGKTQRPVFANWYSLNGNGEMTGTTWITTSGFLETPILITNTNSVGVARDAMLKWFVQKNWYRNDKGFYKDFWYTYPVVAETYDGLLNDIYGFHVTEKDVFNALDNARTGVIAEGNVGGGTGMNCLGFKGGTGTSSRVVNIGDSTYTLGVLVQANFGGKNNFTIAGVPVGKELKDTLNFKFVAPPQSSKPEGQGSIIVIVATNAPLLPHQLKRIAERVTIGVGNLGGRGENSSGDIFLAFSTANATAFSREATTSVNMLANDMINPLYNATVQATEEAVLNAMAAAQTMTGVNGNTSYALPRDAVVRILKKYNRLQEK from the coding sequence ATGAAGCACCCTTGGTTTGCGATTGTTCTTATTTGTATCTCCACTTTTGTCTTCGCACAGCGTGCAAGAGACTGGGGAATTCCTTTTGAAGGTACGCCCGGAAAATACAATGCAATTACTGATGTTGCCGGTGTAGAAGTAGGCTATACCACCTTGATCTCAGGTTCGGGAAAGAGTAGCATTGGAAAAGGTCCGGTGCGAACTGGCGTAACAGCTATTCTGCCTACCGGCAAAACCCAGCGCCCGGTGTTTGCCAACTGGTATAGCCTGAATGGAAATGGCGAAATGACTGGCACTACCTGGATTACTACCTCTGGTTTTCTGGAAACTCCCATTTTGATAACCAATACCAATAGTGTGGGTGTGGCCAGAGATGCGATGCTGAAATGGTTTGTGCAGAAAAACTGGTATAGGAATGATAAAGGATTTTACAAAGATTTCTGGTATACGTATCCGGTGGTCGCCGAAACCTACGACGGCTTATTGAATGATATTTACGGTTTTCACGTAACGGAAAAAGATGTATTTAATGCCCTGGACAATGCCAGAACAGGTGTAATTGCCGAAGGAAATGTAGGAGGGGGCACTGGAATGAATTGCCTGGGGTTTAAAGGGGGAACCGGAACTTCCTCAAGAGTAGTTAACATAGGAGATTCTACGTATACACTGGGCGTGCTGGTACAGGCAAACTTTGGCGGAAAGAATAATTTTACGATCGCCGGCGTACCGGTCGGAAAAGAATTAAAAGATACCTTAAACTTTAAGTTTGTAGCCCCTCCGCAATCTTCTAAACCAGAAGGCCAAGGTTCCATAATTGTAATTGTAGCTACCAATGCACCTTTGCTTCCCCATCAGTTGAAAAGAATAGCCGAAAGAGTAACCATTGGCGTAGGAAATCTGGGCGGACGAGGTGAAAATTCTTCCGGTGATATATTCCTGGCTTTCTCTACTGCGAATGCGACTGCTTTTTCAAGAGAGGCCACTACAAGCGTAAATATGCTTGCCAACGACATGATCAATCCTTTATACAATGCAACAGTTCAGGCTACTGAGGAAGCAGTGCTCAATGCAATGGCGGCTGCCCAAACCATGACTGGCGTGAATGGAAATACTTCTTATGCACTTCCCAGAGATGCAGTAGTCAGAATTTTAAAAAAGTATAACCGTTTGCAGGAGAAGTAG
- a CDS encoding T9SS type A sorting domain-containing protein, protein MLAGLATSFWQAYPQLTNMQVIDILQRSASQANSPDSLLGYGIPNFTKASQIASEQLKSSQEAFRFYPNPVSQDSFTLWVNPSQRNTALTVRIFDTTGKIISEQNIASAIEKNTVYLKSSSFPAGTYLIQITSPTLRFTDKFVKY, encoded by the coding sequence ATTTTAGCTGGGCTGGCTACTTCTTTCTGGCAGGCATATCCGCAACTGACCAATATGCAGGTAATTGATATTTTACAACGCTCTGCCAGCCAGGCCAATAGTCCGGATTCTTTGTTAGGATATGGAATTCCTAATTTTACAAAAGCTTCCCAGATTGCCAGCGAACAACTAAAAAGCAGCCAGGAAGCTTTCAGGTTTTATCCCAATCCGGTTTCTCAAGATTCCTTTACTCTTTGGGTGAATCCTTCCCAACGAAATACAGCTTTAACGGTTCGTATTTTTGACACAACCGGAAAAATCATTTCAGAGCAGAATATTGCTTCTGCTATAGAAAAAAATACAGTCTATCTCAAATCTTCCTCTTTTCCGGCAGGGACTTACCTTATTCAGATTACTTCTCCCACCCTCCGCTTTACAGATAAATTTGTAAAATATTAG